One Brachybacterium aquaticum genomic region harbors:
- a CDS encoding MaoC family dehydratase: MNERPAPPRIVQRGLYADELQIGAIYEHRPGRTVTEADNVLFTTMTMNPQALHLDAAWAAGTEFGQRLVNSMFTLATVVGASVAQLTQGTLVANLGFGEVTFPAPLLLGDTLYSETEVTAVRPSRSRPGKAVVSLVHTGRNQHGEVVVRAVRTTLMHCAPTDEPAPGSPS, encoded by the coding sequence ATGAACGAGCGCCCCGCCCCGCCGCGGATCGTGCAGCGCGGCCTCTACGCCGACGAGCTGCAGATCGGCGCGATCTACGAGCACCGGCCCGGCCGCACCGTCACCGAGGCGGACAACGTCCTGTTCACGACCATGACCATGAACCCGCAGGCCCTGCACCTCGATGCGGCGTGGGCGGCGGGCACCGAGTTCGGGCAGCGCCTGGTGAACTCGATGTTCACCCTCGCCACCGTGGTCGGTGCCTCGGTCGCCCAGCTCACCCAGGGCACGCTGGTCGCGAACCTCGGGTTCGGCGAGGTCACCTTCCCCGCACCGCTGCTGCTCGGCGACACCCTGTACTCCGAGACCGAGGTGACCGCGGTGCGGCCCTCCCGCTCCCGCCCCGGTAAGGCGGTGGTCTCCCTCGTCCACACCGGCCGCAACCAGCACGGTGAGGTCGTGGTCCGCGCCGTGCGCACCACGCTCATGCACTGCGCGCCGACGGACGAGCCCGCTCCTGGGAGCCCGTCATGA
- a CDS encoding acyl-CoA dehydrogenase family protein, with product MLPEDHQRLAAQVRDFADEVVAPASYTYDTERRLPMEIIAEMGRMGLFGLPVPREFDGQGRDYLSLCVAVEQLARVDQSIAVTLEAGLGLGTMPILSYGTRAQQERYLPSLARGEQLAAFGLTEADAGSDAGATRTTARLEDGTWVIDGSKQFITNSGTPITSLITVTAVTGQKEGRDGKQVPELSTIIVPANTPGLTVLPSYDKVGWHTSDTHPLLLEDVRVPEENLLGERGRGFANFLASLDQGRVAIAALCVGAAQGCLEQAVERSKSRIVFDRPLGEHQHVAFTLARMQARVAGARALMHEAARRLDAGMPFSKEASIAKLVGSEAAADNARDACHIWGGQGFLNENVVARHYRDSRVLQVGEGTNEVQLAIIARHLGFPNALAR from the coding sequence ATGCTCCCCGAGGACCACCAGCGCCTCGCCGCGCAGGTGCGCGACTTCGCCGACGAGGTCGTCGCCCCCGCCAGCTACACCTACGACACCGAGCGCCGCCTGCCGATGGAGATCATCGCCGAGATGGGGAGGATGGGCCTGTTCGGCCTGCCGGTGCCGCGCGAGTTCGACGGTCAGGGCCGCGATTACCTCTCCCTCTGCGTCGCCGTCGAGCAGCTCGCTCGCGTGGACCAGTCGATCGCCGTCACCCTCGAGGCGGGGCTCGGTCTCGGCACCATGCCGATCCTCAGCTACGGCACCCGCGCCCAGCAGGAGCGCTACCTGCCGTCGCTCGCCCGTGGGGAGCAGCTCGCCGCCTTCGGACTCACCGAGGCGGACGCCGGCTCCGACGCCGGTGCCACCCGCACCACCGCCCGCCTCGAGGACGGGACCTGGGTGATCGACGGGTCCAAGCAGTTCATCACCAACTCCGGCACCCCCATCACCTCGCTGATCACCGTCACCGCCGTGACCGGGCAGAAGGAGGGACGGGACGGGAAGCAGGTCCCCGAGCTGTCCACGATCATCGTCCCCGCGAACACCCCCGGGCTCACCGTCCTGCCGAGCTACGACAAGGTCGGCTGGCACACCTCGGACACCCACCCGCTGCTGCTCGAGGACGTGCGCGTGCCCGAGGAGAACCTGCTGGGGGAGCGGGGCCGCGGCTTCGCGAACTTCCTCGCCAGCCTCGACCAGGGCCGCGTCGCGATCGCGGCGCTGTGCGTCGGCGCCGCCCAGGGCTGCCTCGAGCAGGCGGTCGAGCGCTCGAAGAGCCGCATCGTGTTCGACCGCCCCCTCGGCGAGCACCAGCACGTCGCCTTCACCCTCGCTCGCATGCAGGCCCGCGTGGCCGGGGCGCGCGCCCTCATGCACGAGGCCGCGCGCCGCCTCGACGCCGGGATGCCCTTCTCGAAGGAGGCCTCGATCGCCAAGCTCGTGGGCAGCGAGGCCGCGGCCGACAACGCCCGCGACGCCTGCCACATCTGGGGCGGCCAGGGCTTCCTCAACGAGAACGTCGTCGCCCGCCACTACCGCGACTCGCGCGTGCTCCAGGTCGGCGAGGGCACCAACGAAGTGCAGCTCGCGATCATCGCCAGGCACCTCGGGTTCCCGAACGCGCTGGCGAGGTGA
- a CDS encoding carboxyl transferase domain-containing protein codes for MDALVTELRTRLAAVAEGGPVSARAKHRARGKLLARERIDRLLDPGSPFLEIAPLAAWGMYEDEAPSAGVVAGIGMIHGRHCLVLANDATVKGGTYFPLTVKKHLRAQEIAQENRLPCVYLVDSGGAYLPLQDEVFPDRDHFGRIFYHQARMSADGIPQLAAVLGSSTAGGAYVPAMSDQTVIVRGQGTIFLGGPPLVKAATGEEVSAEELGGGVLHTEVSGVADHLAEDDAHALEILRDIVDTLPPSAEPATGARSEPAPPAKDPATLADVVPVDLSTPYDVHEVIDRLVDAGSVSEFKPLYGTTLVTAFARIDGHHVGIVANNGVLFSESALKGAHFLELCDQRGIPLLFLQNIAGFMVGAEYERGGIAKDGAKMVAAVACARVPKLTVVIGGSFGAGTYSMCGRAYSPRFLWLWPNARVSVMGGAQAASVLATVRRDGIEARGGTWSEAEEEEFRRPIRERYESQGSPYYSSARLWDDGIIDPAETRTVLSLALDVVTRTPLPPPARPIYRM; via the coding sequence ATGGACGCGCTGGTCACCGAGCTGCGCACCCGCCTCGCCGCCGTCGCCGAGGGCGGACCGGTGAGCGCCCGCGCGAAGCACCGCGCCCGCGGGAAGCTGCTCGCCCGGGAGCGGATCGACCGGCTCCTCGACCCTGGCAGCCCCTTCCTCGAGATCGCGCCGCTGGCCGCGTGGGGGATGTACGAGGACGAGGCCCCGTCGGCCGGGGTCGTCGCAGGGATCGGCATGATCCACGGCCGCCACTGCCTGGTCCTCGCCAACGACGCGACCGTGAAGGGCGGCACCTACTTCCCGCTCACCGTGAAGAAGCACCTGCGCGCCCAGGAGATCGCGCAGGAGAACCGCCTGCCCTGCGTGTACCTCGTCGACTCCGGCGGCGCCTACCTCCCGCTGCAGGACGAGGTGTTCCCCGACCGCGACCACTTCGGGCGGATCTTCTACCACCAGGCGAGGATGAGCGCCGACGGGATCCCGCAGCTCGCCGCCGTGCTCGGCTCCTCCACCGCCGGCGGCGCGTACGTGCCCGCCATGAGCGACCAGACCGTCATCGTCCGCGGCCAGGGCACGATCTTCCTCGGCGGGCCGCCGCTGGTGAAGGCCGCGACCGGCGAGGAGGTCAGCGCCGAGGAGCTCGGCGGGGGAGTGCTGCACACCGAGGTCTCCGGCGTCGCCGACCACCTCGCCGAGGACGACGCGCACGCCCTCGAGATCCTCCGCGACATCGTCGACACCCTCCCGCCGTCGGCCGAGCCCGCGACCGGCGCTCGGAGCGAGCCTGCGCCGCCCGCGAAGGATCCCGCGACCCTCGCGGACGTGGTCCCCGTGGACCTCTCCACCCCCTACGACGTGCACGAGGTGATCGACCGCCTCGTCGACGCCGGTTCCGTCAGCGAGTTCAAGCCGCTCTACGGCACCACCCTCGTCACCGCCTTCGCCCGGATCGACGGGCACCACGTGGGCATCGTCGCGAACAACGGGGTGCTGTTCAGCGAGTCCGCGCTCAAGGGCGCCCACTTCCTCGAGCTGTGCGACCAGCGCGGCATCCCGCTCTTGTTCCTGCAGAACATCGCCGGGTTCATGGTCGGCGCCGAGTACGAGCGCGGCGGCATCGCCAAGGACGGCGCGAAGATGGTCGCCGCCGTCGCCTGCGCCCGCGTGCCCAAGCTGACCGTCGTCATCGGCGGCTCCTTCGGCGCGGGCACCTATTCCATGTGCGGGCGCGCCTACTCGCCGCGCTTCCTGTGGCTGTGGCCGAACGCGCGCGTCTCCGTGATGGGCGGGGCGCAGGCCGCGTCCGTGCTCGCGACCGTGCGCCGCGACGGCATCGAAGCCCGCGGCGGCACCTGGAGCGAGGCCGAGGAGGAGGAGTTCCGCCGCCCGATCCGGGAGCGCTACGAGTCCCAGGGCAGCCCCTACTACTCCAGCGCCCGGCTGTGGGACGACGGGATCATCGACCCCGCCGAGACCCGCACCGTCCTCTCCCTCGCCCTCGACGTCGTCACCCGCACCCCGCTGCCCCCGCCCGCGCGACCGATCTACCGGATGTGA
- a CDS encoding TetR/AcrR family transcriptional regulator C-terminal domain-containing protein, whose amino-acid sequence MDSTAEGTESRRSGRRLDRDTVIKEALRVVDREGSRALTMRGLGQELGVEAMSLYRYVTGREDLLEGIVVCLLEGVTAELANARPASWQQYLQTLAHIVRDLALEHPLAFPLVATRHPAAPWLRPPLRSLEVVEDFLTTLGEFGFSDEQKVGAYRSFTSFLLGQLLLEAAARGDGVAPPEEPFDEGDADVPNRDGRIQLSPGSEVLRLRPMLSENHGAEEFELSLESLLDRIELEVSQ is encoded by the coding sequence ATGGACAGCACGGCAGAGGGCACGGAATCCCGCAGGAGCGGTCGGCGGCTCGACCGCGACACGGTCATCAAGGAGGCGCTGCGCGTGGTCGATCGAGAAGGTTCTCGCGCGCTCACGATGCGCGGCCTCGGTCAGGAGCTCGGCGTCGAGGCCATGTCGCTGTACCGCTACGTCACGGGTCGTGAGGATCTTCTCGAGGGCATCGTCGTGTGCTTGCTCGAGGGCGTCACGGCCGAGCTCGCGAACGCGCGCCCGGCGAGCTGGCAGCAGTATCTGCAAACCCTCGCGCACATCGTGCGTGATCTAGCTCTCGAGCACCCGCTCGCCTTCCCGCTCGTCGCGACCCGGCATCCTGCCGCCCCGTGGCTGCGGCCGCCGCTGCGCAGCCTCGAGGTGGTCGAGGACTTCCTCACGACGCTCGGCGAGTTCGGCTTCAGCGACGAGCAGAAGGTCGGCGCGTATCGCTCCTTCACGAGCTTCCTGCTGGGCCAGCTGCTTCTCGAGGCGGCCGCGCGCGGCGACGGGGTCGCGCCGCCGGAGGAACCGTTCGACGAGGGGGACGCGGACGTGCCCAACCGGGACGGGCGCATCCAGCTCTCCCCGGGCAGCGAGGTGCTGCGACTGCGCCCGATGCTGAGCGAGAACCACGGCGCCGAGGAGTTCGAGTTGTCGCTCGAGTCACTGCTCGACCGTATCGAGCTCGAGGTCTCCCAGTAG
- a CDS encoding ATP-binding protein: MTSLFTPAPLSLTTVLIANRGEIALRILRTVHALGLTAIAVHTDEDVDAPHVAAADRAVRLDSYLDVDGLIAAARAAGADALHPGYGFLSERPALARACEEAGIAFVGPSARAIETMGDKIAARAAVTARGVPVVPGLSAPGLDDAVLVAGAAEVGFPLLVKPAAGGGGKGMHVVESADALPAALAAARREAVGAFGDDTLFLERYVAAPRHLEVQILADAHGRALHLGERECSLQRRHQKVIEEAPSPDLTADQRERLGALALEVARSVDYVGAGTVEFLLDAASPDEPYFLEMNTRLQVEHAVTEEVTGTDLVAAQLRIADGQRLAARQEDVQVRGHALEARVYAEDPAAGFLPTGGTVLSLALPQSARVDHALATGMDVTSSYDPMLAKVITHAGTREAALTALDRALEQTHILGVRTNASFLRALLALPETRAGRVDTGLIERSLDRLAPASPGAAVWAVAAAVRWQEIAAARRSGIWQAPTGWRLGAQAPLVVRFAADGEAVEVALTGTPERAVAEVRSGSTAALSATAEHVVELHPGAVTVDGHRVPMTWATTAQAVWLGLPGGDHELAFHVPARRTGPGAAAPTLASPMPGIVTAVLAEGGSAVTAGDPVLVVEAMKMEHTLTAPSDGTVRLHVRRGDRVVRGQELAQVVTEETPLAAPSLQEVHP; this comes from the coding sequence ATGACCAGCCTCTTCACCCCGGCACCCCTGTCCCTCACCACGGTCCTCATCGCCAACCGCGGCGAGATCGCGCTGCGCATCCTGCGCACCGTCCATGCCCTCGGCCTCACCGCGATCGCCGTCCACACTGACGAGGACGTGGACGCGCCGCACGTCGCCGCTGCCGACCGCGCCGTGCGCCTCGACTCCTATCTCGACGTCGACGGCCTGATCGCCGCGGCCCGGGCCGCAGGGGCCGACGCGCTCCACCCCGGCTACGGCTTCCTCTCCGAGCGCCCGGCCCTCGCCCGCGCCTGCGAGGAGGCGGGCATCGCCTTCGTCGGCCCCTCGGCCCGCGCGATCGAGACCATGGGCGACAAGATCGCCGCCCGCGCCGCGGTCACCGCACGCGGTGTCCCGGTCGTGCCGGGGCTGTCCGCGCCGGGCCTCGACGACGCGGTGCTCGTAGCCGGCGCGGCGGAGGTCGGGTTCCCGCTGCTGGTCAAGCCAGCGGCGGGTGGGGGAGGCAAGGGCATGCACGTCGTCGAGTCCGCGGACGCGCTGCCCGCCGCGCTCGCCGCCGCGCGGCGTGAGGCCGTGGGGGCCTTCGGCGACGACACCCTCTTCCTCGAGCGGTACGTCGCCGCGCCCCGCCACCTCGAGGTGCAGATCCTCGCCGACGCCCACGGCCGCGCCCTCCACCTCGGTGAGCGGGAGTGCTCCCTCCAGCGTCGCCACCAGAAGGTCATCGAGGAGGCGCCGAGCCCCGACCTCACCGCTGACCAGCGCGAACGCCTTGGCGCGCTCGCGCTCGAGGTCGCCCGCTCCGTGGACTACGTGGGCGCCGGCACCGTCGAGTTCCTGCTCGACGCTGCCTCCCCGGACGAGCCGTACTTCCTCGAGATGAACACCCGCCTCCAGGTCGAGCACGCCGTCACCGAGGAGGTCACCGGCACGGACCTCGTCGCCGCCCAGCTCCGCATCGCGGACGGCCAGCGGCTCGCCGCCCGGCAGGAGGACGTCCAGGTGCGCGGCCATGCGCTCGAGGCCCGCGTCTACGCCGAGGACCCCGCCGCCGGGTTCCTCCCCACCGGCGGTACCGTCCTCTCCCTCGCCCTGCCGCAGAGCGCCCGGGTGGACCACGCGCTCGCCACCGGCATGGACGTGACCAGCAGCTATGACCCCATGCTCGCCAAGGTCATCACCCACGCCGGAACCCGCGAGGCCGCCCTCACCGCGCTCGACCGCGCCCTCGAGCAGACCCACATCCTCGGCGTCCGCACCAACGCGTCGTTCCTGCGCGCACTGCTCGCCCTGCCCGAGACCCGCGCCGGGAGGGTCGACACCGGCCTCATCGAGCGCTCCCTGGACCGGCTCGCGCCGGCGTCCCCGGGCGCGGCGGTGTGGGCGGTCGCCGCGGCGGTGCGCTGGCAGGAGATCGCGGCGGCGCGCCGGTCGGGGATCTGGCAGGCGCCGACGGGCTGGCGCCTCGGCGCGCAGGCTCCGCTCGTGGTCCGCTTCGCGGCCGACGGGGAGGCGGTCGAGGTCGCGCTGACCGGCACGCCCGAGCGTGCGGTGGCGGAGGTGCGCAGCGGCTCGACGGCGGCCCTGTCCGCGACGGCCGAGCACGTGGTCGAGCTGCACCCCGGGGCGGTCACCGTCGACGGCCACCGCGTGCCGATGACCTGGGCGACCACCGCGCAGGCCGTATGGCTCGGATTGCCGGGCGGAGACCACGAGCTGGCCTTCCACGTCCCTGCTCGTCGCACGGGTCCCGGTGCCGCGGCCCCCACCCTCGCCTCCCCGATGCCGGGCATCGTCACCGCCGTCCTCGCCGAGGGCGGCAGCGCGGTCACCGCCGGGGACCCCGTGCTCGTGGTCGAGGCGATGAAGATGGAGCACACCCTCACCGCCCCGAGCGACGGCACCGTGCGCCTGCACGTCCGCCGCGGAGACCGCGTGGTGCGCGGCCAGGAGCTCGCCCAGGTCGTCACGGAAGAGACCCCGCTGGCCGCCCCATCGCTCCAGGAGGTGCACCCATGA
- a CDS encoding HpcH/HpaI aldolase/citrate lyase family protein — protein sequence MTREPAPGEHVQRRAGEVPLGAEELAALGPALLFCPGDRPDRFAKAAARADAVILDLEDAVALPDKPVARAAVAAHQLDPARTIVRVNPARTAEFEADTAALAARRPTWVMLAKTESAADVGRLVARLPGTRVIALCETARGVLAAGEIAAHPDVAALMWGGEDLIASLGGTSSRRSDGSYRDVVLHARSAVLLAARAHQRAAIDAVHLHLADLEGLREEAEDAAASGFTATACLHPDQVAVVRAAHAPDPAQLARARDLLAAAAEHHGGVFAHEGAMVDEPLLRHARTLVARAEHAPDPEVPEAVDPVPFPT from the coding sequence ATGACGCGCGAGCCGGCCCCCGGCGAGCATGTCCAGCGCCGGGCCGGGGAGGTGCCGTTGGGCGCGGAGGAGCTCGCCGCCCTCGGCCCTGCCCTGCTGTTCTGCCCCGGAGACCGCCCGGACCGCTTCGCGAAGGCCGCCGCCCGCGCCGATGCCGTCATCCTCGACCTCGAGGACGCGGTCGCCCTCCCGGACAAGCCCGTCGCGCGCGCCGCGGTCGCCGCCCACCAGCTCGACCCCGCACGCACCATCGTGCGCGTGAACCCCGCACGCACCGCCGAGTTCGAGGCCGACACCGCCGCTCTCGCCGCCCGCCGCCCCACGTGGGTGATGCTCGCCAAGACCGAGAGCGCCGCGGACGTCGGCCGCCTCGTCGCCCGCCTTCCCGGGACGCGCGTCATCGCCCTGTGCGAGACGGCGCGCGGCGTGCTCGCCGCCGGGGAGATCGCCGCGCATCCCGACGTCGCCGCGCTCATGTGGGGCGGGGAGGACCTCATCGCCTCGCTCGGCGGCACCTCCTCCCGCCGGTCCGACGGGAGCTACCGCGACGTGGTCCTCCACGCCCGCTCGGCCGTGCTGCTCGCCGCCCGGGCCCACCAGCGCGCCGCGATCGACGCTGTCCACCTCCACCTCGCCGATCTCGAGGGTCTGCGTGAGGAGGCGGAGGACGCCGCGGCCTCTGGCTTCACCGCCACCGCCTGCCTGCACCCGGACCAGGTGGCCGTGGTCCGTGCCGCCCACGCCCCGGATCCCGCCCAGCTCGCCCGCGCCCGGGACCTGCTCGCCGCCGCCGCGGAGCATCACGGTGGGGTGTTCGCCCACGAGGGCGCGATGGTCGACGAGCCGCTCCTGCGTCACGCCCGCACCCTCGTCGCCCGCGCGGAGCACGCCCCCGATCCTGAGGTGCCAGAAGCCGTCGATCCCGTCCCGTTCCCCACCTGA
- a CDS encoding FAD-binding protein, translating to MVVVGAGGAGLASGRTSPLSSARSSTSSTLAAVPDPDLQGRQAHRPHWPQRLRQLRPGQDAHRQRARLRALARGHRRRVRLRHPDVKKLVLEDGRVVGVEAQNTDQRVIVRAGAVVLASGGFGANTKMLQKYNTYWAEIVDDTTTPNSRAIQGDGITLGLQAGAVVVG from the coding sequence GTGGTCGTGGTCGGCGCCGGCGGTGCGGGCCTCGCCTCCGGGCGTACCTCGCCGTTGTCGAGCGCACGGAGCAGCACCTCCTCGACCCTCGCTGCGGTACCGGATCCAGACCTACAAGGCCGGCAAGCGCACCGACCTCACTGGCCGCAGCGTCTACGGCAACTGCGACCTGGTCAAGATGCTCACCGACAACGTGCTCGACTCCGTGCACTGGCTCGAGGACATCGGCGTCGAGTTCGACTACGGCACCCTGACGTCAAGAAGCTCGTCCTCGAGGACGGCCGCGTGGTGGGCGTCGAGGCGCAGAACACCGACCAGCGCGTCATCGTGCGGGCCGGCGCCGTGGTGCTCGCCTCCGGCGGCTTCGGCGCGAACACCAAGATGCTGCAGAAGTACAACACCTATTGGGCGGAGATCGTCGACGACACCACCACGCCGAACTCCCGGGCCATCCAGGGCGACGGCATCACCCTCGGCCTCCAGGCGGGCGCGGTCGTCGTGGGGTGA